The sequence below is a genomic window from Hippocampus zosterae strain Florida chromosome 15, ASM2543408v3, whole genome shotgun sequence.
GCCACACCAGCAAGGGCAGAAGATTCAAACGCCACACGGGAGgtccagagccggaatcgaaccctgcacctccgcactgtgaggcagacgggctaaccagtcgcccagcGGGCCGGCTTTATTATCTGCGATTGAATTCAACCGACTGGCGATTGGCGTTTGTGTTTACCAGGTGTGGGATTACGAGTTAGAGAGAAGCGCCGAGCACTGGGCCCACACCTGCCGATGGGAACATGGACCAAGCTACATGTTGACTCAAATAGGCCAGAACCTTGGCGCGCACTGGGGCAGGTGTGTATGTCCCAATCCGACAGAAGATgtcacttttcttctttggctttCTATATCAGATttttactttgtgtccagcACTTTAAATgtgctctgtaaaaaaaaaaaaaaaaaaaaaaagagagagaaaatccTAGAATTTGCTttttcattcactcatttttttgtttgtttgtttttttttttctcctcttccccATCCGCTCAGGGACCGCCCTCCCACTTACCACGTGCAGGCTTGGTATGATGAAGTGAGGTACTACAGCTACCCTTACTCTCAGGAGTGTAACCCACACTGCCCTTTTCGATGTTCGGGACCCGTTTGCACTCACTACACTCAGGTGATGACCGTCACATTTGCATGCCTTTCAGACTCTATTTGGTCCTCACCACAGCTCCTTGGATGACACGAATTAGGAATCCAATCGAGTTGTAAAAATGTTGGCACGAGCTGTGGGTTActccggtgttttttttttttgttgcattccaTAAATCCCCCAAACTACAAATTTGTTGaattaaatcaacaaaaatacGGCCGGAAATATAActtaaaacatttgcaaacggGATTTATTTAGCCTCGTTTTGACTGCATTTGTGTGAGGtcctgtgtgtttttcttgtgtATTTCTCTGTACTGTACTCTCTAATTTCCCCAGCCTCCTCTTGACCAGAGAACCttttttgcgccccccccccctccaaaaaaaaggagaaaaatgttGGATTCACGAAGTAGCTACTCAtgggcttttatttattttggctgtCTAAACGTCCTTTCGGCTTAAATGCTGGTGGAGCTATACTgggagtcaaaacaaaacagaagactgGAAGACTGTGCCACTCCAAGAGTCCAGCAATGCTGGATGTGAACTATTCAGAAATTAGACCCATATGTGACAGATGGTCCACGTGTTGTTTCTCATCATCCGCGATCAATCACCCGACAACAAGATGGGCGCATGGCATCGTGCGCCAATACCGTTGGATACTTGAGACAAAGTTTCAAACATTTAAGCCAAACGTGTTTGCTGTGTTTGTATGTCTTTTATTTTCTAGTTGGTGTGGGCCACAAGCAATCGCATTGGCTGCGCCATCAACGTGTGTTACAACATGAACGTGTGGGGAATGATCTGGGCAAAAGCTGTCTATCTGGTCTGCAACTACTCACcaccgtatgtttttttttttttttaaattctgaaatCGGACGCATCTGGATTTCCGTGCCGGTGCtagcctcagaaaaaaaaaaaaagccaaagactaAAACTGAGTTTGAAGACGAGTTTGAAAGATGGGCGGCGAGGGGTTGCCGAACATTCatcaacggaaaaggctccatTGCCTCAGAGCCTCCACTTAGTCCTCAGTACCTCTAATAGTATCTGCTCTACAGACTTGAAGCACCGGGCAGGGCGCTCAGAccaataaggggggggggggggggggagctattTCAAGACTTGAAAAGAAatcataggatcttaaaaagtagaaggagccagtgaagggatgccagggaaggagttatgtgctccctcttaggaGTACCAGTCGagaggtgagcagcggcattGTGGACCAaatggagacgcttcatggaggattggccgacTCCAAAGTGAAGTGGATTTCaataatccagccgggatgtgacgaaagCATGAATCAGTGTCTCAGAGAAAGGCGAGGCTTGACTTCAGCCAGctgctggatttaacaacggcaccaatttgcattcattgaaattcaaggaattcagtggccctccaggtcttgatttcctccagacaggatCAAAGTGGCCTCAATGATAGAAGGAAATCCCATGTTTCCTTACTTTGAGTGACAGCGAATCAAAGCGTTTGCGCCAAGCTGCTTTCATTTGCGAAAATACCAGAACCTAGTCTAGCCTGCCCCTGCGCACATTTAGAGCACACCTCACACGCCCAAGTAGGGCCCAAGATTCAATTTTGAAAACGATAAGTAGGAGATTATTTTGCACCACATTTATGTCTGTATAATTActcaatatatatttatttatttgtttgtttttagggggAACTGGTGGGGCCATGCGCCTTACAAGTATGGCGCTCCATGCTCTGCTTGTCCTGCCAGCTATGCTGGAGGATGCCGGGACAATCTGTGCTACAAAGGTGGGCTAATCAGGAGATTGTTTAAAGGGGTGTCAATTTTCCACCATTACCCAAAAAAGTTccatgggggatttttttttttatatgcattCTTAATTTAACTAAGAATTAGTTTATTCAACTTAATTTATGAATTGTTTGTTCATCAACTGTAATTCATTGAATTAGGAATTAAATGGTGAAtttaagcggcccggtagtccagtggttaagacgtcggcttcacagtgcagaggtgccgggttcgattccagctccggcctccctgtgtggagtttgcatgttctccccgggcctgcgtgggttttctccgggtgctccggtttcctcccacattccaaaaatatgcatggcaggctgattgaacactctaaattgtccctaggtgtgagtgtgagcgtggatggttgttcgtctatgtgtgccctgcgattggctggcaaccgattcagggtgtcccccgcctactgcccggagacggctgggatgggctccagcaccccccgcgaccctagtgaggatcaagcggtacggaagatgaatgaatgaatggtgaattaaaaaaaaataacatactgtagcaaatttgGTCATGAGGAAAaattacaggggggggggggtcagctgaAATTGATCTGACATTAATTTTAACCAAGATTTTACGACATGACGTTTTACTACGACTGCATTTTTAAGACCTCTGCTATAGACTCAACTGCAATCTTGGTTAACTCGTAAATTCACATCTCCACTTATTCCTGTTGATCCCCATTGGAAGATTCCAAACTGAATTATGGCATTTTACCCCGCTAGCACTTGAATAAAGCAATCCGGAACTATGGATGAACGTACAAGAAAAAGCCCAACTCTATCATACACAATTTAActtcagcagcaaaagtcctACGTCATGTGCCAACTCCGTTTTCAGACGGAGGTGTTGACAGGCGCCCCGCTCCAGAGACCGAGGAGACCAACTACATTGAACCGGAGCCGGATGCAGTGCGAGAGCTGGAGGCCCAACCCAGGGCCCGAGATCCGGACCGCTCACCACCTTCTGAGGACATGGAGAGAAAACAGGTCATCAGCACCGAGCAGATGTGTAAGCAACGATTCCTGTGACTGAAAGATGAAGTCATGCAGGCATTGCGGCAGATGTCATCTTAACTCGCCGTCTTGTGTTTTTTCAGGCCAGCAGATGGACTGCGACACCAAGCTGAGAGATCGCTGCAAAGGAACGACATGTAACAGGTGCAGGCGGAGGAATCGGCAACTCATTGGCCGCCGTTCGCActgaagagttaaaaaaataataatcataagacGGACTACCGTTTGATCCTACCCATAGATATGAGTGTCCACCCGGCTGCTTTGACGGACACGGAAAAGTAGTTGGGACGACGTCGTACGACATGGTAAGTGATCGCCCACAATGATGGAGCCGCTTGCACTGTAACAGTCGCGTTTGGTGGGAGGTCATCTTCACGGTTGGAATGTGCGTGGTCTGGTGTGTCAACAACCCAGCAATCCAGCGTGTGTGGAGCCGCCTTGCACGCCGGTGTTATCGACAATGATGGAGGATGGTTGGATGTGACGAGACTGGGTCGAAAACAACAATTCACCAAATCGTACAAGAACGGCATTCAGTCCATTGGGTACGTTTCCGAATGACTCGCCAAAAGCAGCCGCTTGTTTTTCTGTTGTGTTGCCGTGCGCACTCCGACATTTTCTTTCATCTCGCAGGAAGAATAGAAGTGCAAATTCCTTTAAAGTACAGTCTGTGCCTGGTAGGAACCACTTGTATAAAACACGGTTCTCTGAAACAACtttccattttgtcattttgctgtactttttttttttttttctcccagtcaAGGCAGTAGCATGTGACACCACCGTAGCGCTGTTCTGTCCCTTTAAGAAACCAGTGCGACACTGTCCAAGGTAACCtgtgggcgttttttttttcttcttttttaaatctACAAATGCCTGACTCAAATATGCGTAAATACACGGTTAGATGTATGTCATCTGTAAACGCCGGGCTTTTTGATTGGCCGTATCTTCACATGTGACTTTTGCCGCCGTCCTGCCGTACACGTTGGCGTGCAGGAAGCGCACTTCATTTTTGCAGTCATTCCAATTTAAAGAATCTTGAATGAACGGTACTTTGCCATGGGTCAATGGTGGATGTGGACCGTCTCcgaaacacacaaaaagtccCATGAGAGAAAAGAGCCGCTCGAGAGGCTGGATGTTCATGACGTTATTGTGAAAGCAGGACGGAAGAGGTTCCGCCAGTGTTTCTCCTCCGATCGTGAAACCTGCCATTTGATGATGTTGTCTTTTGCTTTAGGTTGTATTGTCCCAAGAATTGCCTTGGCGGGAGTCAGGCCAGAGTGATCGGAAGTAAATATTACGCTGACGTAAGTTCTTCAGAATGCCAATCGGGACGCTCCAATATAAAGTGCGAAAGCGTACAGTATAAAACGACAAATGTCGTGTGACAGAATGAATGTCGTGTTCCATCCAATGATTGACCGCTTCATGCAAGATTCTAGCCTAACAGGAAGAATGGGATGAATTGTTTCAAACGCGTTTGCCATATCCCCTTTCAGAAATCAAGTATCTGCCGAGCGGCCCTTCATGCCGGAGTCATCCAGAATGAAGCCGGAGGTTACATCGATGTGATGCCGGTGGACCGCAGGAGGCAGTACAGCGGCACTTCTCAAAACGGCATCACCTCAGAAAGGTAGCGACTCCACCGCACCAGGCGGTTTTCCTTTGCGTGTCTCATGTGTAGTTTTTAATGTAAAGATCATCAGAAAATGTCCGGCTTCAGCCTCGCCCTCATCCGTTTATCCTTCCCTCGTGCCTTTTTGCAGCTTACGTAACCCGACGGGAGGAAAAGCCTTCCGAGTGTTTGCTGTCATTTGAAATGGAAGCGTCGCAAACGGATCCAAGGACAGAACTCTTCACTCACTCAAGATATCAAGCTTTCCTACGAAGGAACAATCACTTTTCTCCGGCATTGATACGAACGGTGTCACAGGTCTCAACGCAACTAAAATCACGTCATTGATAGCTTGGCCAAAGAGGTTGACGAATGACCCCGCGAGTGCTCCAGTAAGGCGTTCTATAATACCGCCCGCAGTTCGGGAGCCTTGCTGTGTCCATGCATTGCTTCGCCACGCTGCCCACACAGTTCCTGATAATGGACTTTCAATTCCAAAAGGCCACAAAACAATTCTGCAGCCATTTTAACTTGGGCGAAAATCCAGCGCTTCAAAGACCCGCCGTGCCTAACTATGAAGACGAGTTGTGAATGATTGAGCGTCTTCATTTGTCGTGCTGCTTGAGCTACTGAGCTTTTTAAATTCGGACTGTGCAGCTCAAGCAGTCAAGTTTGTCAAATCCGCTTCTACTTGTGTGCCGTTCAAGTTAACCGATAAATATACGGTCTGTCCACAAAGACTCTACATttcgcacaattttttttaggtcGTTTTCATTCTAATAATCCGTCACACTCTACATCATCTCATGAAATCGCAGAATGTTTTTGTGGAAACGCCGTCGATATAGACCGTCCCCGTGACCAATGACTTATTCTTGTTGTAGGCGGCGACAGACGGTATTCATTGGCATCATTTGCTTCACTTTACAAGCTACATACTGCATCCAAACATAAATACGAACGGAATTGTCACCATATGTGGTATGAGAGCTTTTGCATTTGACGCTCCTTCTTCTCAACTGTGGCCACCTGAATCTCACTCAATAATAACTAGAAAACTTCAACACAAACATTATATTATATTGAACACTGATACTTTCTGAAAGATGatatttttcttactttttacACCCCTGGCTGGCCAGGTTTGTGCATGATAGGATTGACAGGCAATAAAATCACTTTgagagacatttaaaaaaaaaaaaaaggaaaaaaaacatgaaatgtttgtgtttgtttttcttgggcCTCTTGTCCACAATGTTGCTCCGATGTGGTGCGATGGTCCACGTTACACACCATCTTGTCATTTTACATCTCTAAAAATGAAACGGGTTAGGAGTAATAAATATAAGTACTTTGTAGAGTAAAGCATGTCATTTTTTGGAGTAACCTTTCCACAAGGTACAGGTACTAATGTGTGTAACAATGAGATGataaacattgaaaaatgttGTAAATGTGTCATCGTCAGATTTTGAAAAACCACATAGGGTTTTTTTTATGCTAACCCGTTTCCCAAATCTATTGGCGTATGTAAATAGGTGAATGGACTTTCAGAAAGCTAAGTGCCATGCTTGCGATTCTGGGCGAAACCGCCACATACAGTGAGGACGTCAGTAAATCTGTGCCAGGGCCAAAGCCTTCAAAATACTTGACCTCAAACCAAAGGTAACTACATTTTATAATCACAGCTTTACCTGTCATCTCATGATCCCTTAAATATTGCTCGTTACAGGCCTGGAGCGTTCAACCCGCAAGATTTAAATACACCGAAATCTAAGGGGTCTTTTCATAGCATGACCAAATAGGCCCGACTGTTATTTTGTGTTGGTTTAACAACACACTCCTGTCTTGCCAGTTATAGCTACAGTCTAAAACCTGCTTGATTGTGTGTGTCAAAGCGACATAGCAATTATGGGGGTGAAATATGTTTGAAATTTGAGCACAGATGGACgtgcctgacacacacacacacacacacaccaaagggCGTGTGTGCTTTTGCGGATGAATGAGTAGTTCTGCATGTGTCTGGGAAGTGTAACTGTGAGTCACTCTCATGGTTCTCCCACTATGAAATTGGCTCCTAAGGCGCTAAATTCCCGGGTGGACATTGGACATACACACACCATGCGTGACTATCTGCGGACacgtagtgtgtgtgtgtgtgtgtgcgtacgcccttttttttttttcgtaagcATAGTAAGCAGCTGTGTTTTGGTTGCGAAACATGGTCATCATTTCCCATTGCTGGGTTTTCTGTAGGATGACATTTATTTATAGCCATTTCAATTTTCTTACTTACGGTACCAAATGGAAAAAGCAGCTTGCCGAACTCATCTGTGcatgcatgagaatgaagtgtgAAAAATCTCAAAGCTTCACTTCTGCATCAAGATTGTCAAGCAAGAGTTTCTTAATTCATTTCGCGACTGTTTGAACTCAGGCTTTTTTGCTGAATTCCAATCAGGTGTTTGACCTCATCATGGCACAGAAACGGCTTTAACTAAAGTGCAAAATGATTATAATATTGAATATCACACTCATATTGAACCACGCGTCAATTTAGGACAAGTCTCCCGTTGTCCTGTTTTGTTGCTCACCACAAACAGAGCACTAGTGCCAGCAGTGTGGCAGAGTGTCACTGTATGCCGCAGACTCACAAAATTCACTAACTTTCTGCTTatacagcccccccacccccgaacgCCCTCCGCTTGGCACTCTTGTTGCAGAATTGCCTTccaattttttccccatttgctAAAAATAGTAAGCATGACACCCGGCCAGCAGCCCTGGTGCCCTTCAGTCGCTTACAATATGCTGAATATACACACCAATTAGGTGacgatgttttttatttttttcatattaataCACAGTACACTGTATAAAACACCATAGTTCTATCTTTATTTGTTCTTAGTCAAAGGCCGTTCGATGCACTGGTTTTGAGGTATTGATTAATTCTGTACAAAGGTTGAGAAGGCCTTGAGGGATAACAAACAAACTCGCCGACGTGCTTTAGGTGCTGATGCATTCCATGCAAAGACAAATcggatacattttttaaaatcatttcatcTGATCTATCGATCGACTTGTTTTGAGACATTTACAATGATGATTGATACTTTTCCTGTTGCTACTAGTGAATGCCAGATGTAGCTCCCTCAACTAACCCAGCTAGCGAAATGCTAGCTAGAAATACTAATGCTAAGCATTTTTCTAGAGCGCCTTAGGGTCACGCGTGAGCTGAAGCTTAGCCAAGCTAACTTTGGCCAAGAGTTGGAGTACATAGACATCCATACAAACAATCACTCACACTCATGGTCTCACCGATAAACAATTGTGAGTCTTCAATTAAATAACCATTCACGGGACGACCATCACGCGGAAAGACCGCAGCTGAGATTTGAACCAAAAACCTCAGAACCGTGAGACAGACGTGCGAGGCCCTTAACCTGACATATCCGAACCGATCAGTCCAGTAGTTAATACTAAAACCACAAGATGGCGTATGTCAAAAGGATTTGGAGTAATGGAACTCTATCGAATGAGCTTGGTATAAAATATCTGGTTGGCTTGAATAGTGCTGTCGGTTTTAGGTAAATAGTTTAGCGCAGGACAAATCCATTCTACCTCGAGTGTGTTACACATGCCACTCATTCAACTCTCTGACGGTGAAGTGAAAGTGGGCCCCATCTTGCCGTCATATTGCGGCGGCAGAGCACAGTGCAGCCATTTGTAATTTTTCCTGTTTGATGACACACGAGGTTGGCCAAACCGAAACCCCGCCGTGTGTTTATGCAGCTACCTGGTTTGGAAGAGGACACTGTAAACAGGTAAAAGAGTTCTACAAATAGAATTAGGTCACTTAACAAGATGGTCTTGAGGGGTGGGCAGCCTGTCCCCAGCGTGCGTCAGCACTGACCTTTTTACTGTTTGCTCAAGGGATTTTCATTTTACCTCTTTCTAATTTTCACTTCAGACGCATGAGTGGGAAATTCTTCGTCGCTCCGTTCAAAGAGTGATTCCaaattggagttttttttcttgcatcgtTATTAGTGCAAAACACTGTCACCTGTGTCGctgaattgtttgtttgttgctcgaACATATAAATAGATAACAGACATTTGTCTCCGGATGTATAGggaagttggaaaaaaatagaaaaaaactaaTCGTCTTCATTCAGCACAATGAAACTTTTCGAAATAAAAAACTtgtctagtcctaccccttgtcCTTTGACAATTTGAACGTGTTTGATATTATAATAAATCATTCATTTAGGATATCTCAATctgaaaaggaaaggaaaagaagtCGACATATAGGCTCACTCAAGTATACAACTATGGGGATGTACAGGGAGACATAAGCACACACTGGCACATTTCTCTCTCACTAAACTCTCATCCTTATAATCAATATTCCGTTCCACTTACAGAATTTAATCAATTTAAATCTGATTTATAAAGGGCTTTTTGTTTCTGAAAACATAAAGTGATTCACACGTTGTCAGGTCagtttgaaaatgatttcataAATGAACACCTATGACAGAAACAcgcctttgcttaatgtttgtttttgttttggatttttctgtagtTAAATCATAGAAACTCTCTCTAACCCCGAAAGGCTTCCGAGTATTGCGGCGTAATCGTTTAACAATTCCGTTTGACAATACCCGATGCAATACTGTTTGATTCCTTATTTCCTTGTGATTGTTTTCACAACATCACGAGCCACGCTTCTCATGCGTGATTCTCGCAGCGGTCATTTGCTGAAACTTTCTTGGCAATCATCTTCAGTTGTTGCTtgccaaaaaagcaaaacaaccgTTCCTTGCAGAGAGTGAGCGGGTGCATCAATTTCCAGTCATTTTGTATCCCTTACGTACCCACAGCACCATCTAGTGACATTGCAAATGAGAGCTGCAGTTAGCTCTCATTTGCAATGCCCCTCTCCAGGCTGTTCGACGTGTTCCTctcacacacctgattcaaacgatcagaaTCGTTATCAGGATTCTGCAAAGCTCGCTGATGACCTGGTCGTTTGTAAGGTGTGTTGAAGGAGGGGAAACATGTCAAACAGGCCAGATACGTGGTTTCGAGGACCGGGCTTGGGCACCCTTGGTCTATCATTTTTTGGTGTAGTCTAAGGCAAAGAAAATATCATGCAAACGACCAACGTTTCGACAAGTTAATGAGCACTAAAATCGAAAGGAGAATGACAGCCACGAGACTGCTGATAGATTATTTTGAAAGTGAGTCATTTGTATGCCACATCCCGACCAAAGCTGCTCCGTTCTTGAAAGACATTAAATTATCAAATTGGCGTCAGTGTGAAaggtgatttttattattattttttctttacatgcggcctgagattggctggcatgCCTTCTCGGAGTGGTGGTCTGCTTCCTGCCGGTCGGGATAGGCTTGAATTTAGCTGTGAAAGAAAACGCGTAGTTAGGGAATgactgagtttttgttttttccgaaTTCACGCAGCACACGCAACAAAATGTGTCATCGGGAGTCGCCGTCGGGTCATTGcttaaaaaaagtggacctttGCATAAATCCAACGTCACACTGACAGGAAAGTCATACCACAAGAAAAATGACGGCATTTATGATTAGTCTGATATTAGGATCTATTTGTAGCTGGTGTGCTTTCATAAGCAGCCGCGAAAAGTTAACGTACTTCCCTGAAATAAGCTCACATACTCATTTGTACTTGTACTTGTTAGAGTCTTATAAGTGTCCAAAAGtaatccctgtttttttttttgctgcctgaCTATTTATCCCAGGTAAACGCTGGGAGGCCGCTGTTCTCTTCAAAAGAATTGAATTCCTACTCCCGTTGCTTCTTTCCTTTTGGGCTGCAGATTGTCCTCCGAATTCATCGGCCAGAGTCCAAGGTTTTTATGACCGCTAAATTGTCTATCCTGTGCTTTGGGTGCGTTACCGCCCCAGCCTGAACTTCAACACCTCAGCTCTACCCATAATGCACTGTGGGAAAGGTAACACCCATTTTGTTGACTCGTAGGAAATCCGAGGCAGACGCTCCCAGCTTGAAGAGAAGTGGCAACAAAAGGCAAAAGTCGCAAGAAAAGTACATAGTTTGCGGTTAGATTCCCAACCTTTCATGTGAGTGCTGTTTTGAGTTGTCGCCATCTTTTGAGGCAGATCCTTCCGTGACctctgttgttctttttcatGGGAATTCTTTCTCTACCTTTCGGAATTTCACCCAAGGTGAGAGAGCGAGAAGAATGACAGAAAGCGGGGGAGGAGCTGTGGGATTCGCTCCATGTCTGCAGTCAGTTCTGTCCATGTTAAACAAAGTGTCACATGGGGCCACGCTCTTGGAGGGAAAGGGAGAGAAAACAACAAGGAgaaaggaggagggaggggggagaaaaaaaaagacactttggcCTTTCTTACGTGCGGGAAGACTCGTTC
It includes:
- the LOC127587619 gene encoding cysteine-rich secretory protein LCCL domain-containing 1-like isoform X1 — protein: MSSRSGEQEKIFGAGVFCNMTQPLAFPGWFRAASLCLCLAHAVTSAVLTNATRLESILDKYSDKDGEWWKARTRGKRAISEGDMHLILDLHNKLRGQVHPPASNMEYMVWDYELERSAEHWAHTCRWEHGPSYMLTQIGQNLGAHWGRDRPPTYHVQAWYDEVRYYSYPYSQECNPHCPFRCSGPVCTHYTQLVWATSNRIGCAINVCYNMNVWGMIWAKAVYLVCNYSPPGNWWGHAPYKYGAPCSACPASYAGGCRDNLCYKDGGVDRRPAPETEETNYIEPEPDAVRELEAQPRARDPDRSPPSEDMERKQVISTEQMCQQMDCDTKLRDRCKGTTCNRYECPPGCFDGHGKVVGTTSYDMQSSVCGAALHAGVIDNDGGWLDVTRLGRKQQFTKSYKNGIQSIGKNRSANSFKVQSVPVKAVACDTTVALFCPFKKPVRHCPRLYCPKNCLGGSQARVIGSKYYADKSSICRAALHAGVIQNEAGGYIDVMPVDRRRQYSGTSQNGITSESLRNPTGGKAFRVFAVI
- the LOC127587619 gene encoding cysteine-rich secretory protein LCCL domain-containing 1-like isoform X2 produces the protein MTQPLAFPGWFRAASLCLCLAHAVTSAVLTNATRLESILDKYSDKDGEWWKARTRGKRAISEGDMHLILDLHNKLRGQVHPPASNMEYMVWDYELERSAEHWAHTCRWEHGPSYMLTQIGQNLGAHWGRDRPPTYHVQAWYDEVRYYSYPYSQECNPHCPFRCSGPVCTHYTQLVWATSNRIGCAINVCYNMNVWGMIWAKAVYLVCNYSPPGNWWGHAPYKYGAPCSACPASYAGGCRDNLCYKDGGVDRRPAPETEETNYIEPEPDAVRELEAQPRARDPDRSPPSEDMERKQVISTEQMCQQMDCDTKLRDRCKGTTCNRYECPPGCFDGHGKVVGTTSYDMQSSVCGAALHAGVIDNDGGWLDVTRLGRKQQFTKSYKNGIQSIGKNRSANSFKVQSVPVKAVACDTTVALFCPFKKPVRHCPRLYCPKNCLGGSQARVIGSKYYADKSSICRAALHAGVIQNEAGGYIDVMPVDRRRQYSGTSQNGITSESLRNPTGGKAFRVFAVI